The following nucleotide sequence is from Aspergillus luchuensis IFO 4308 DNA, chromosome 1, nearly complete sequence.
ACCTACAATCATACCATCGGCCATGGCGTAACCCTACCACCTAATTCGACAGCCTATGCCAGCTAGCctatctctcctccatcctaaACTTCAATATGCGTCTTAGCGTACACCCAGTTCTCCAATCGGAGCTACCTCACATCTCTAACCACCAAGCCAGCCATACTCAGATAGTAGGTCGTATTAGCCAGAACGTAATGGTAGTCAGAACTCAACCTCTAATGCATTGGATACCAGCCCATTTTCGTATGCGTAACACGCCCAGCACCACTCCCCCCAGCAAGGACGTTCTTTGGCTATGTTTCAGAATCCCCGAAACATGACACCAGACTATATATTCAGGTGAAACCATGCCGCCTCGTACTTTCaatcttttttctctcgGCTTCAGGTAGCTGCCTGATCTGTCCACCGCTTCAGTTGTGGTTACTCACCGATAGGTGGTTGACTGCTTCTTGTGGCGCAAAACCTACCTGTGTAGGGTTGTGCTGTCGTCGGGGTTGTTGTCAGCTATGTCGTTCTGTTGTTGTGGGTATATTGGGTGTGGCAGCTCATATGGTCCTTGATTGATGACTAGGTCATTATGAGTATGTATAGATCGGTCACGCTCGTTCTAAATCGAATCCTGTAGTACTAGTCACCCTCGCTACAATATATGTTTAATGGTAATGCGTTCCGGTTGAAGAATGACATGTTTAGCCTGCCGATTCATCGGGCAGAAAAAGTGGAAGTAAAGTTCCAAGCCAAACGGAGATAGCTCAATATTAGCCCGGAAGGAAACAGGTTTGGCCATCAGTTGGTGGGCTTGCCCACCCAACGCCATGGTCAAGGATAAGAGCAAACAACCATCCGTTCGTATTCTGCAGTGGCCAGATGCAGCCGGCCGCTAGGATCTGCGTTTGGAAGGCTAAACAGAGTAGTCTAGAGTGTCTTGGCACGAATTTTTGTCTTCAATTGCACAGAAAATGGAAAAGTCCATGTTCGGATGTTGTATCTGCTTTTGGACTTTGGGGACGTGGGTCAAGATGAGTTTGTTAAAGTTTGATGGGGATGCGTGCATATTTTCCCCGGACTATCCATCCCGGGGTTATTAtgggctgaagaagaaatcctGCAATGTGATAGGAACATTCACTACTAGCTGCTTATCAGTGAGGTGAGGCAAACTGTTCCATTGGTGGTTTCCAGAACGCGTCAGGAAATACCGTTTCATACCCCGGGGGGGTAAAGTACGATGCAGCGTGGTGTAGAGCAGTGGATTTCCTTCACTCCTAATGCACTGAGCTGTCAAATTCTTCTCGGTGATCCACTTTATTGCATTTCACGGGTCTTCGATTTCACGCTGAAACTGTGCATGTGCACGCTTTTGAACGTCTTGACTTCGCTTTGTTGCACCCACGCCTTCCGGAAACTGAGACATTGAGTGCAAGCTGCCTCACTTTTGCGCACTGAGTTGTTGGTCTCAATTGAATTGAGCTTTACACTTGTATGGAACAGTCCGAGCTTATCTACTCGAAATTAGAAATGCTAATTGGGAAATGCTTCACTAGTCATACTCAGACTTCATACTATTGAATTGTGAGGTTCCAATAACGGTGATTTGCACGGGGGACAAGGCACATACCAGAAGTTTTGACAGACAAGCCACATTATGCTTAAGCAGCTTCTCTGGTATGAAAAATAGCCTAACGAGAATAAGGCCAACTGTCAGACGTTTTTAGAACCCTCTGGGCTAGGTATCATCTGCAGAAGTGTCTTTGTTAAGCAAACACGCCAATTCCTCCAGGAGTAAGTCAACTAAACGAAACTCCATCGAGCACGCCCTCTTGACTTGCACCGACCCGTGCTAACCCTCGTGTGCAGACTAAAAATGAACCCTGCAGACGGTGCCGTCATCTTCTGGAAGGAAAGGTAAGATCAATTGCTGCTTTCGAATACATGTTGGCTGATAACTCTCATGCGTCATTGCTAGGGTGAGGCGCGCCTCTCGTCACATCGTCCACACTGAGTCTGACGACGAAGAACAGAAGCCAACAGTCTCTGCCGATGGTTCTCAAGCAGGCTCTAACGACGACCAGGCGGTGCACGTCAACGCGAAACCAGAGCTGGGGCCAGACATCCCGTTTCCTAGCTACCTGATGGCAATTCTGGAACATTGGCACGAAGAGAAGGGGTACGAATATCCGAGGTGCAAAGTCAGCGGACGTCTGGGATCGATGGTCTGGAAAGTGTTTGATCGGAAAGGCAATGAGCTCGAGCTGACATGGTACCTCGTCACTAAACCGCGCAAGTACTGTGTGCTGGTGCTACATGAGGCGAATGGCACAGCGAGATTCGTCTATTGTGATCCGCCTCATCGCACTGTTCATGGCACATACCTTAGGCCATGGTCTGGCGTCgatgagaaagaggagcTAGAACACTGCGCAGTCCGAGTGTTTAGCAGCGACTTGGAGGAAATTGAATACTCTTCGGAAGCCTGGGAACATTTAAAGGAGCTCCAGGATTCTTCAGGCGAGGATGTTAGCAGATCTCCTTCGGTCACCCGTCGCAAGTCCCCAAAAGATAAGATAGTCACAAGGGAATTGGTGAAAGCAGGTTGCTCAAAAAGATACTCTATGAGAGGTCGCGCTCATCAGAGCGAAGAGCATACGGAAGCGgactcgtcatcttcatcggaaGCAGGCTCATcatctgaagaagagaagtacGTGCCCTCGCCACCACACAAGCGGCACAAAACTACCGACACCAGCAATACAAGCAACACCACTGAGCCTATGAAGCCTAGCAAGGTTGTATTTCGCCTCGGGTCCCAGAGAGTTATCGGTGCGATACGCTATATTCCACTAGATGAATGTAGGTCGAGGAAGGAGCTATTTGATAAAGCCACGGCATTTTATCAAGCTTGCGATAGAGACGCTCAGGTCAAGATACTGGCATGTCAGATCTCGACACAGCGTGAACAACACTACCTGTTCGAGGACAGTGATGGAGAGTTTCGCCTTCTAGTTGAGCAGGCGCTGGGCTTGGTGGACAACTTGGACCGGATTGTGATTGACGTTCTGCACGTGTTACAAGCATGAGTGAGAGTGTTGTCGAGAATGCTGTGTCGTATGCTATCCTTCAAACAGATTGTGAAATATTTCCATCAAGATACATTATTTAATTGGCCATTTCTTTTCCAGTGTGCAATTCCATCTCGAAGATACGCATTCGTCCAGAGTAAAGTTATGTTAGTATAGCTGACTAATCACCACGTGGTTGCAGGCCTGACTTGGGGTGTGATTCGCGTCACCGACCAGCGCAATTGTGTCTTCAGCGCCAACTATAgatccatcacatcatgCTACAAGCATGAATCCCGCTGCTCCTCCATGCCTTCCCTGCCCGACTCGCCTCCTCCGGTTCCTCCCCCCGTTCCCGTCGAGACCCATCCGAACCGCACGGTTGGCGTGAAGCCTACCGCCGCGCAACGAGCTCTCCCGGATCCCAACCGGCTGGCCCCTGAAGATGCATATTACACCTCGTCCCTGCCTCGGGCTCGGCCGACCCAGACGGGGTACGATGACTCTCTCCGAGTGCTGAATGGCAATTCGGGCACTGCTGCCTCTGTGGCAGCCCTGCGACCGCCGCCCGCGGTCCCAGGTGTAGGGAGTCGCAAGGTGCGCGGTACCAGCAGACGGAGACGACGAAAGGGTGCatggaagaagctgctgtgGGTGAAACAATCATGTGCGCTTCATACCCACCCCGAAACACACATGACAGGAAATACTGACAATCTCAGACCCGGACAACTACACCGACACCGAGACGTTCCTTGACCACCTCCAGCGAAATCCCCGAGTGCGGCCCTACGATTTCTGGCCGCTAGTGGCCGACTCCACGGTTATTGTACAACATGTTAGCTCTGTGGCTATATTTGTGTGTTGCTTTGTCGGCATTGTTCAGGGCCGCGTGAGCCCAGTTTCGGTGGTCTGCTGGGGAAGTGTCGGGACAGCGTTGGGTTGGATATTTTGGGATTCGTGGATATTGAGAGAGCATGTGGAAAATGCGCATGTGGCGGAGCGATCACTGGAGGGTGACGATGGCTCCAGTTCTAGCTCCATGACCAGCTCTGTCAATCCGTCTGGCACGAGCTCGCGAGCCAATGGCCAGAAGGAGAACCAAGTGCATGGGCTGGGGTTGAACATGTCGCAGGGCGAGTCAAGTGAACTGCTCCGGCGACACAGCACGGGGTATGTGAGTGATACCTACGGGGCTCAGGAGCCCGCATCGCCTACGCCTGGGCCTGCGAACGGGGCCCTGGGTGGCGGTTCTGGTTCTCAGGAGCCAGACTACTTGTCGATGTTCTCGTCACGGAATCGGCAGCGGCTGTCCACTGTGAAATCGGCGTTTTTGATCTACTTCGCGCTACTCGGGCTTAGCCCGATCCTCAAGTCTCTTACCAAATCTACGGCGAGTGACTCGATCTGGGCCATGAGTTGCTGGCTACTGATCATGAATATCTTCTCCTTTGACTATGGAAGTGGGGAGGGCGCAGGCGCCACCAAGTTCCCGGCTTCTTTGTCCACTAATGCAGCGGTGATGGCCTCGACTGTATTGGCGTCGCGCTTACCTTCTACCACACATGTGTTCAGCCTGATGCTATTCTCAATTGAGGTGTTCGGGCTCTTCCCCATTTTTCGCCGGCAGCTGCGTCATGTGTCGTGGACTGGGCATGTGCTACTGACCTTGGCTCTCGTCGGGGTTGCTGGCGGCGCGGTAGGGATCACCCTgcgtggaggatggatggcggcggtggttggCTCAATCCTGGGGAGCATCCTGACGGCGCTCGCCATGGGGGGATGTAGCTGGTGGCTCATCAGCTTACAGAAGTATAAGAATGTGGTCACAGGGCCATGGGACCCTGCGCGGCCGATCATCCGTCGGCATTGGGATTAGGCTGTACGCTTTCTCGGCTTTATATTTCATTTAGAAGATACCCTACGGTCTAAACTCAGACTTGTCTAGCGCTAATAATGAAGTTTCACATTGATACCCTCCTCTGTACGATTCAGCTCAAATTAGAAATAAGACAGAACACCCTGATTGACAAACAGATGTAGCTTTTGGTGTCTCATCCGCCAATGCAGCCCAGCCAGCCGGTCACAATCCCACCAAGGCCCCAACATGCCGGAATGTTGTTTGGTATGTTTGTTGCCTTTCGTGGCGATTCTCAATCGCAGCTTCCCCAATCGCCATTTTGTATGTTTCAGCAAGTCACACTACCCTCATTCAAGCTATGCTATAACTGGAAACTAGTGTTTCTGCAGCCACGGACATACCtggcctccatctccgcaatCGAGCATCCACCCGGCATCTCCTTCAGAATGTTGCGGCGATGACCCCAGACTGATCGGAATGGTAGGAGTCGCCATCTGTCCCTCATAACGGCAGGCTCCGTTCAATAGGCAGCGAATGGTGTTACAAGAGGTACATATTTAGCACCACAGCCCGGAGTGACTCAAAAGAAcgcgcaccaccaccaccatataTACCTCTGCTTTCTGTCCCCGGGTGGAACAACACAGAACAGACCCAGAGAATCAAAGTATCAACAATCGGTAATATGAGAATAATCGCCCTCGGCCTCATGGGCCTACAGTGCGTGGCGAGCATGCGGTTCGCCATGTACATTGATGAGTGagtaccaacaacaacatcctcctcatactACCTCTTTCTATACGCATCTAACAACAATGGGGAATTAATCTAGGTACCACACAAGTGGCCTCCCCGGCGCCAACCAAACCCAAGGCATCACGCACGCTATCATGGCTTTCGCCCAGTCCACGCTCTTCAACTCCGCCTCTCCCCCACAATTTACCCCCTTCGAGTCTGTCTCCACCATGCGCAGTCGCTTCAGCCCGGGGACTAAGCTCATGATCGCTATCGGCGGATGGGGCGATAGCTCGGGGTTTTCAACGGCCGCGAAAGATGAGACTTCTCGCAACCAGTATGCGAAGAACGTAGCGGCTATGGTGAACCAGGTTGGTTTCGATGGTGTTGGTATGTCTCCATACTCTTCCTCGCTATCCCCGTCCCGCAACTAGTATTGACCGAAATGTATAGACATTGATTGGGAATACCCCGGCGGTAACGGCCAAGACTACAAGACAACACCGAACAGTGCCAAAGTTTCTGAAATAACTACCTATCCCTTATTCCTCCAAGCGCTACGAAGTGCCCTCGGCCCCAATAAGCTTCTCTCTATTGCGGTCCCCGGTAAGAAGGAAGATATGATCGCcttcaccaacaccacaGGCCCGCAGATCTGGCCCTCGGTTGATATGGTGAACATCATGTCGTACGATCTCATGAACCGCCGGAATAACGTCACAATGCACCAT
It contains:
- a CDS encoding uncharacterized protein (COG:S;~EggNog:ENOG410Q2NY); translation: MNPADGAVIFWKERVRRASRHIVHTESDDEEQKPTVSADGSQAGSNDDQAVHVNAKPELGPDIPFPSYLMAILEHWHEEKGYEYPRCKVSGRLGSMVWKVFDRKGNELELTWYLVTKPRKYCVLVLHEANGTARFVYCDPPHRTVHGTYLRPWSGVDEKEELEHCAVRVFSSDLEEIEYSSEAWEHLKELQDSSGEDVSRSPSVTRRKSPKDKIVTRELVKAGCSKRYSMRGRAHQSEEHTEADSSSSSEAGSSSEEEKYVPSPPHKRHKTTDTSNTSNTTEPMKPSKVVFRLGSQRVIGAIRYIPLDECRSRKELFDKATAFYQACDRDAQVKILACQISTQREQHYLFEDSDGEFRLLVEQALGLVDNLDRIVIDVLHVLQA
- a CDS encoding uncharacterized protein (CAZy:GH18;~COG:G;~EggNog:ENOG410PI4X;~InterPro:IPR036861,IPR011583,IPR001223,IPR017853, IPR001002,IPR001579,IPR018371;~PFAM:PF00187,PF00704;~SECRETED:SignalP(1-16);~go_function: GO:0004553 - hydrolase activity, hydrolyzing O-glycosyl compounds [Evidence IEA];~go_function: GO:0008061 - chitin binding [Evidence IEA];~go_process: GO:0005975 - carbohydrate metabolic process [Evidence IEA]), encoding MRIIALGLMGLQCVASMRFAMYIDEYHTSGLPGANQTQGITHAIMAFAQSTLFNSASPPQFTPFESVSTMRSRFSPGTKLMIAIGGWGDSSGFSTAAKDETSRNQYAKNVAAMVNQVGFDGVDIDWEYPGGNGQDYKTTPNSAKVSEITTYPLFLQALRSALGPNKLLSIAVPGKKEDMIAFTNTTGPQIWPSVDMVNIMSYDLMNRRNNVTMHHTSVVDSFNTVQAYRDIGLPGNKTNLGMAYYAKWFETDPNDEKECEDQPIGCKVVVMENADGSDNGKSGSLTFEKSVMSAPPANLKTSVDGTCGFDKGTKCPSGSCCSQYGNCGTTDDFCQAGCLSDYGTCKGISITDSWRRAQENAKLDDVMGGEYYFDDEVNVFWTWDTADMIARKFTDIVDKLGLGGVMAWSLGEDTLAWEHLGAMQKGVASR
- the pigc gene encoding phosphatidylinositol N-acetylglucosaminyltransferase (COG:I;~EggNog:ENOG410PH39;~InterPro:IPR009450;~PFAM:PF06432;~TransMembrane:8 (i184-212o218-236i356-375o387-405i417-435o441-458i470-489o495-519i);~go_component: GO:0016021 - integral component of membrane [Evidence IEA];~go_function: GO:0017176 - phosphatidylinositol N-acetylglucosaminyltransferase activity [Evidence IEA];~go_process: GO:0006506 - GPI anchor biosynthetic process [Evidence IEA]), with the protein product MLCRLTWGVIRVTDQRNCVFSANYRSITSCYKHESRCSSMPSLPDSPPPVPPPVPVETHPNRTVGVKPTAAQRALPDPNRLAPEDAYYTSSLPRARPTQTGYDDSLRVLNGNSGTAASVAALRPPPAVPGVGSRKVRGTSRRRRRKGAWKKLLWVKQSYPDNYTDTETFLDHLQRNPRVRPYDFWPLVADSTVIVQHVSSVAIFVCCFVGIVQGRVSPVSVVCWGSVGTALGWIFWDSWILREHVENAHVAERSLEGDDGSSSSSMTSSVNPSGTSSRANGQKENQVHGLGLNMSQGESSELLRRHSTGYVSDTYGAQEPASPTPGPANGALGGGSGSQEPDYLSMFSSRNRQRLSTVKSAFLIYFALLGLSPILKSLTKSTASDSIWAMSCWLLIMNIFSFDYGSGEGAGATKFPASLSTNAAVMASTVLASRLPSTTHVFSLMLFSIEVFGLFPIFRRQLRHVSWTGHVLLTLALVGVAGGAVGITLRGGWMAAVVGSILGSILTALAMGGCSWWLISLQKYKNVVTGPWDPARPIIRRHWD